In Deltaproteobacteria bacterium, a genomic segment contains:
- a CDS encoding pentapeptide repeat-containing protein: MQRIKNYVPFFIIVPSLIIFFLFGPFNFNKTVSGKPDDSEGTRTEAEFAEDGDLSAAPESDIVVVFLEPPGSKAEDGDTGGAGFDVIPYRYAEATERVFCWRDDNGDAEHHTTLSDSEGDEILTVTANGECVTELIEPGDYRMSLYHDGKSDKRITVFIIPEGDKSILNTTTDEAADDVATFLDTNKCAGCNLRGVNLNKADLSGVDLSEAILNDAILVDSDLSEADLSGAELRDADLSRANLKGADLSGANLSGAILINADLTDANLLQANLENADTTGAEFSGAQLTGTLAAGTKTTSGGENQAKDIVSTRAVFTCSGNLPPGNAGDPDDLEVTGNCMVGAGTYHYRNVNIYNGGTLEFMDADIDFWAKSILIEKDSSLIAGSPANPIGNNGTLTIHLYGSKDDKAGIECKTDAMCGIDVTVNPMNTVNPSSCQTSVLPDGTTDCFYEYMAPDPVSGETGFFGSKVLAVSFGGTLQMYGKKGATFSDLPSSHSGTSWARLNVDGILPKGATSLTLDRDVDWDVGDHIVITTTDYLPGHSEKLEITGKTGNRQFDFKVLDPHTNAEIPGGLQYPHNGKTYSLEGVPGRLNLDINVDGEPAVETRAAVALLSRSIRIVSGGDNIGEDFGPPTPGNYFGGHMMARQGVKSLEIQGVEFYQLGQGGRKGRYPAHLHLLRKSPGAFVKDSSIHDSMTRWVTLHGTQEVTLARNVGFMSIGHGYYLEDGTEINNKLYSNLGILARAAVKNTQNPREVPGILAAAPSRPLLTNGNLITSYSDYMQPTVFWFTNGWNDLEYNMAAGATACGACYWAVNVAVSGPSRRQKWESYASIKPNPGRSATAPIKKFKGNYCSTAMNSYNATVSTTPCEGVGIGGSVKIEPVPNLLAPAPPLSLVGDIDSANEFYYPRYSANPNATICSGTDCSTVPECSGDNVDNCAVTVLDRYTSAFNWTETNFSAIWLRRAFFTVINSAITNVLGAGLTFVTGGDYTQSSLLPGSFMLAAKNVFIGNTEDGNPFSSNAGPFSQGGLSCENPISDNNYCLSVNEGISMPLSNFAMNQRLFNIYDGPANQSSNAYLDITKTDVTDCTPEKNGTCSDSDWMYGRVLGVPRDVEEVINGNDVKRVVKDNCILPNAAIAWKQPNGFYYPPAFHSDNLYFKNVDIRHFVLEPLFEPGTFNTDFPAVKENYCVYNSASFQGWTAIDRQTILNDDDGSLTGVKKTISVNEDPFFGAPIEQFQCRSDATAKTSPYEYVSTVIYPGCGQGCGADWTTNCTAGCYGVPLIRQFLTGPEEMEANPDTEIRMMGPAISGRINLTANNANYYIDTTRNQVQDSFPLRNKFKANETYYTFLIFAKPEIRQTYQFYVGQDDSIDEDNPQIVNAVRTNIANLAVQFDNIPGGWPSSWEREYNSSTGILSITVDMNEFKQNFDKAKEESCKPISFCEFKSNSCQCSDQLKIDDPDLYAECQRIDICRWSGNDPDCPVFDVGGQMVPRCLGFGITMPDSFVADDVDRRPQPVCFPNDGDWNVPWLKVPADLAGQECFDLPTPDAMFCKVKGSPGGGVPGPPEPPVNTPEPPVDTVDQDGDGVPDAIDADSDNDGIPDGTETATNGISSLTSTRLEIPADPDGDGIPNELDLDSDGDGLTDHFEAGGTDDANGDGIADNFSDADGDGLNDAYDPDQGGILLPLPDTDGDGVPDFLDNVNDSGVGDSADAGSDSSCAISGDRGVKGGLAGLLVYALIPAGVFIRRRLRIRT, encoded by the coding sequence ATGCAGAGGATTAAAAATTACGTCCCGTTTTTTATAATTGTTCCTTCTTTAATTATTTTCTTTCTATTTGGACCTTTCAATTTTAACAAGACTGTAAGCGGTAAGCCGGATGACTCCGAGGGAACTCGTACGGAAGCGGAGTTTGCGGAAGACGGGGATTTATCAGCCGCTCCCGAGAGCGACATCGTGGTTGTGTTTCTGGAGCCTCCGGGGTCGAAGGCGGAAGACGGCGACACGGGCGGCGCAGGATTTGATGTCATACCTTACAGGTATGCCGAGGCGACAGAGCGTGTGTTCTGCTGGCGGGACGATAATGGGGATGCGGAGCATCACACGACCCTTTCCGACAGTGAGGGAGACGAAATACTGACTGTAACCGCGAACGGGGAATGCGTGACAGAGCTGATAGAGCCCGGAGATTACAGGATGAGCCTCTATCACGACGGGAAATCTGATAAGAGAATAACGGTTTTTATAATTCCCGAAGGCGACAAGTCGATACTCAATACGACGACCGATGAGGCGGCGGACGATGTAGCCACGTTTCTGGACACCAATAAATGCGCAGGGTGTAACCTGCGCGGGGTTAATCTGAATAAGGCCGATCTGAGCGGAGTTGACCTCAGCGAGGCCATACTTAACGATGCGATTCTGGTTGACTCAGACCTGAGCGAGGCCGACCTGAGCGGGGCGGAGCTTAGAGACGCCGATCTCAGCCGGGCCAACTTAAAGGGTGCGGATTTATCAGGCGCTAATTTATCAGGCGCAATTTTAATTAATGCGGATTTGACAGACGCTAACCTCCTTCAGGCTAATCTGGAGAACGCGGACACGACAGGCGCTGAATTTTCAGGAGCCCAGTTGACCGGGACGCTTGCCGCAGGAACCAAAACAACTTCGGGCGGAGAAAATCAGGCTAAGGATATAGTAAGCACGAGAGCTGTCTTCACATGCAGCGGCAATCTTCCTCCGGGGAACGCCGGGGATCCTGATGACCTTGAGGTAACCGGCAACTGCATGGTGGGTGCGGGCACCTATCATTACAGGAACGTTAATATTTATAACGGCGGCACGCTTGAGTTCATGGACGCAGATATAGATTTCTGGGCCAAGTCAATCCTTATAGAAAAGGACAGCAGCCTCATTGCCGGCAGCCCTGCTAACCCTATCGGCAATAACGGCACTTTAACTATTCATCTCTACGGCAGCAAAGACGATAAAGCGGGCATAGAGTGTAAAACCGATGCAATGTGCGGGATTGACGTTACTGTCAATCCTATGAATACGGTAAACCCGTCATCCTGTCAGACAAGCGTTTTACCCGACGGAACAACAGACTGCTTCTATGAGTATATGGCGCCTGACCCTGTAAGCGGTGAGACCGGGTTTTTCGGCTCAAAAGTACTCGCTGTTTCCTTCGGCGGAACTCTCCAGATGTACGGCAAGAAAGGGGCTACTTTTAGCGACCTTCCGTCATCCCATTCCGGCACAAGCTGGGCGAGGTTAAATGTAGACGGGATATTACCTAAAGGGGCTACAAGCTTAACTCTTGATAGAGATGTAGACTGGGATGTTGGCGATCATATCGTGATAACAACAACCGACTATTTACCCGGTCACTCCGAGAAGCTCGAAATTACCGGTAAAACAGGCAACAGGCAATTCGATTTTAAGGTGCTCGACCCGCACACTAACGCGGAAATACCCGGGGGATTGCAGTATCCGCATAATGGCAAAACGTATTCGCTGGAAGGAGTCCCTGGCCGTTTAAATCTTGATATAAATGTTGACGGAGAACCTGCTGTAGAGACCAGGGCTGCAGTTGCATTGCTTAGCCGAAGCATTCGTATAGTTTCCGGGGGCGACAACATTGGGGAAGATTTCGGTCCCCCTACGCCGGGCAATTACTTCGGCGGACACATGATGGCCAGACAGGGTGTCAAGTCGCTTGAGATCCAGGGCGTCGAGTTTTATCAGCTCGGTCAGGGAGGGCGCAAAGGGCGTTATCCTGCGCATTTACATCTTCTCAGGAAGTCTCCCGGCGCGTTTGTAAAAGATAGCTCCATACACGACTCCATGACCCGCTGGGTAACCCTTCACGGGACACAGGAAGTCACGCTCGCCAGAAACGTGGGCTTCATGTCAATCGGACATGGTTATTATCTTGAGGATGGTACTGAGATTAACAACAAGCTCTATTCCAATCTCGGAATTCTTGCGCGAGCCGCAGTCAAAAATACGCAAAATCCCCGTGAAGTTCCCGGGATTCTAGCTGCAGCACCATCAAGACCGTTACTAACTAACGGAAACTTGATTACTTCATACTCTGACTATATGCAGCCAACAGTATTTTGGTTTACAAACGGATGGAATGATCTTGAGTACAACATGGCTGCTGGCGCAACCGCATGCGGAGCATGCTACTGGGCTGTAAACGTAGCGGTAAGCGGACCTTCCAGGAGACAAAAGTGGGAGTCTTATGCTTCGATTAAACCCAACCCTGGTCGTTCCGCAACAGCTCCAATAAAAAAGTTTAAAGGTAATTACTGTTCAACAGCTATGAATTCTTATAACGCAACTGTGAGCACAACTCCTTGTGAGGGAGTCGGTATTGGGGGATCGGTTAAAATTGAACCCGTTCCAAATCTTCTTGCTCCTGCTCCACCCCTTAGCTTGGTTGGCGATATTGATAGTGCAAATGAATTCTACTACCCAAGATATTCGGCTAATCCAAACGCTACAATATGCAGTGGCACGGATTGCAGTACTGTCCCTGAGTGCTCAGGTGATAATGTTGATAACTGTGCAGTTACTGTGCTTGACCGCTATACATCCGCATTTAACTGGACTGAGACTAACTTTTCAGCTATCTGGCTGAGGCGGGCCTTTTTCACTGTAATAAACAGCGCTATAACGAATGTCCTAGGCGCTGGTCTAACCTTTGTTACAGGGGGCGATTATACCCAGTCCTCACTACTGCCAGGAAGCTTTATGCTGGCGGCTAAGAATGTGTTCATAGGCAACACTGAGGATGGAAATCCATTCTCATCCAATGCCGGACCTTTCAGCCAAGGCGGACTCAGTTGTGAGAATCCTATATCTGATAATAATTACTGTCTTTCCGTCAACGAAGGTATCAGTATGCCGCTCAGTAACTTCGCTATGAATCAGCGCCTTTTCAATATCTATGACGGACCCGCTAACCAGAGCTCAAACGCTTATCTGGATATTACAAAGACTGACGTCACTGATTGCACACCGGAGAAAAACGGTACATGTAGTGACAGTGACTGGATGTACGGAAGAGTGCTCGGTGTACCGAGAGACGTTGAAGAAGTTATAAACGGAAACGATGTAAAACGCGTGGTTAAAGATAATTGCATACTGCCCAACGCCGCTATAGCGTGGAAGCAGCCAAACGGTTTCTATTATCCTCCCGCTTTTCATTCCGACAACTTGTACTTTAAGAATGTAGATATCAGGCATTTTGTTCTAGAACCTCTATTTGAGCCCGGCACATTCAATACTGATTTCCCGGCTGTAAAAGAGAATTACTGTGTTTATAACTCCGCAAGCTTTCAAGGCTGGACTGCGATAGACCGCCAGACGATTTTGAACGATGACGACGGCTCACTTACCGGCGTAAAGAAAACTATCTCGGTCAATGAAGACCCGTTTTTTGGCGCTCCTATTGAACAGTTCCAGTGTCGTTCCGATGCTACAGCTAAAACCAGCCCCTATGAGTATGTATCGACTGTTATATACCCGGGCTGCGGACAGGGTTGCGGAGCCGATTGGACTACTAACTGCACTGCAGGCTGCTACGGTGTGCCTCTCATACGTCAGTTTCTGACGGGTCCCGAAGAAATGGAAGCTAATCCTGATACCGAGATACGTATGATGGGGCCTGCTATATCGGGAAGAATCAACCTTACGGCTAATAATGCTAATTACTATATAGACACAACCAGAAATCAAGTACAGGACAGTTTCCCACTGAGAAATAAATTTAAAGCTAACGAAACATATTACACATTTTTAATTTTTGCAAAGCCGGAGATTAGACAGACATATCAATTCTATGTGGGACAGGATGACAGTATTGATGAGGACAACCCCCAAATTGTAAATGCAGTTCGGACAAACATTGCAAACCTGGCTGTCCAATTCGACAATATTCCCGGTGGATGGCCTTCCTCATGGGAACGAGAGTACAACAGTAGCACGGGAATATTGAGCATTACTGTGGATATGAATGAATTTAAACAAAACTTCGATAAAGCAAAGGAAGAGAGCTGTAAGCCGATAAGCTTCTGTGAGTTTAAAAGTAACAGCTGCCAGTGCTCTGATCAGTTAAAAATTGACGACCCTGATCTATACGCCGAGTGCCAGAGGATAGATATCTGCAGATGGTCGGGCAACGATCCGGACTGTCCTGTGTTTGATGTTGGCGGTCAGATGGTTCCCCGGTGTCTGGGATTTGGAATAACTATGCCTGACAGCTTTGTCGCAGACGACGTCGACCGCCGTCCACAGCCCGTGTGTTTCCCTAACGACGGCGACTGGAATGTGCCGTGGCTTAAAGTCCCGGCGGACCTGGCAGGGCAGGAGTGCTTTGACCTTCCGACCCCTGACGCTATGTTCTGCAAAGTAAAAGGATCTCCGGGTGGCGGGGTACCTGGTCCGCCCGAGCCCCCCGTCAATACGCCCGAGCCTCCTGTGGATACCGTGGACCAGGACGGGGACGGCGTGCCTGATGCTATTGACGCCGATTCCGATAATGACGGGATTCCGGACGGTACGGAAACCGCCACGAACGGAATCAGCTCTTTGACATCGACACGCCTGGAAATACCGGCGGACCCCGACGGGGACGGCATACCTAATGAGCTCGATCTTGACTCGGACGGAGACGGACTTACGGACCACTTCGAGGCCGGGGGGACTGATGACGCCAATGGAGACGGCATAGCGGATAATTTCTCGGACGCGGACGGAGACGGGCTTAACGACGCGTATGATCCTGATCAGGGAGGAATTTTACTTCCGCTGCCGGATACGGACGGTGACGGAGTGCCCGATTTTCTGGATAATGTAAATGACAGCGGTGTCGGTGACAGCGCTGACGCCGGAAGCGACAGCTCGTGCGCCATATCAGGAGATAGAGGCGTTAAAGGCGGATTGGCCGGATTGCTCGTTTACGCTCTGATACCCGCGGGTGTGTTTATACGGAGACGGTTGAGAATTAGAACTTAG
- a CDS encoding peptide chain release factor-like protein — MSKFGVSIGKEQALRDKMEELEIRESDLEETFIRSGGPGGQNVNKVATCVQLKHLPTDITVKVQKERSQGVNRFLARRELVRKIEEKLYGKASPQRQKIEKIRKQKKRRKRRAKSRLDSERTPD, encoded by the coding sequence ATGAGCAAATTCGGAGTAAGCATCGGGAAGGAGCAGGCGCTCAGGGATAAAATGGAGGAGCTTGAAATCAGGGAAAGTGATTTGGAGGAGACGTTTATACGGTCGGGAGGACCCGGGGGACAGAACGTGAACAAGGTTGCGACGTGCGTACAATTAAAGCATTTGCCGACAGACATCACCGTCAAAGTTCAAAAAGAGCGCTCTCAGGGAGTAAACCGTTTTCTGGCCCGCCGTGAGCTCGTGCGAAAGATTGAGGAAAAGCTCTACGGAAAAGCCTCTCCTCAGCGGCAGAAGATTGAAAAGATCAGAAAGCAGAAGAAGAGGAGAAAAAGGAGGGCTAAAAGCAGGCTCGACTCTGAAAGAACTCCTGATTAA
- a CDS encoding CBS domain-containing protein, giving the protein MKVREIMTEPVIVINEDETLEEAAGLMLDKNIGGLPVVDGDGTLVGIITESDFAAKEHAIPFSRIYAPRLFGKWMSKEGVEKAYEAARRIKVKQIMTTAVVTVEEDDLLAEAINKMLDHHVHRVPVVRDGSPIGMISRHDLLKLIVNRIEE; this is encoded by the coding sequence ATGAAAGTCAGAGAAATCATGACGGAGCCTGTAATTGTGATAAACGAGGACGAGACACTGGAAGAGGCGGCAGGATTGATGCTCGATAAAAATATAGGCGGGCTTCCGGTTGTAGACGGCGACGGCACACTTGTGGGGATTATAACCGAGTCCGATTTCGCCGCAAAGGAACACGCTATTCCCTTCTCCAGAATATATGCGCCCCGGCTTTTCGGGAAATGGATGTCAAAAGAGGGGGTGGAGAAGGCTTACGAGGCTGCCCGGAGAATTAAGGTCAAACAAATCATGACGACTGCTGTGGTGACTGTGGAAGAAGACGATTTGTTGGCGGAAGCGATAAATAAAATGCTCGATCATCACGTGCACAGAGTGCCCGTTGTGAGGGACGGCAGTCCGATCGGAATGATATCGAGACATGACCTGCTAAAGCTGATTGTGAACAGGATTGAGGAATAA
- a CDS encoding BolA/IbaG family iron-sulfur metabolism protein: MLMDPKEIQEMIEAGLPSLSVHVDGDGTHFEAVIVSYGFEGKSLLERHQMVYGALGDAMKERIHALSLKTYTPEQWEKIK, encoded by the coding sequence ATTTTGATGGATCCTAAAGAAATACAGGAAATGATCGAGGCGGGCTTGCCCAGCTTGTCCGTTCATGTGGATGGTGACGGCACACATTTCGAAGCTGTTATAGTTTCATATGGCTTCGAGGGAAAATCTCTTCTGGAACGCCATCAGATGGTTTACGGAGCGCTCGGAGACGCGATGAAAGAGAGGATTCACGCTTTATCCCTCAAAACCTACACCCCCGAGCAATGGGAAAAGATAAAATAA
- the grxD gene encoding Grx4 family monothiol glutaredoxin, with product MMEDVMKKIESQVNGNKVVLYMKGTRDMPQCGFSARVVQILNSYGVGYETVDVLADPEIRQGIKEFSNWPTIPQLYVGGKFVGGCDICVEMDQSGELEPIIKDVS from the coding sequence ATAATGGAAGACGTAATGAAAAAAATAGAATCACAGGTTAACGGTAATAAAGTAGTTTTATACATGAAAGGAACCAGGGATATGCCCCAATGCGGCTTTTCGGCCAGGGTAGTGCAAATACTCAATTCCTACGGAGTCGGTTACGAAACGGTCGATGTTCTTGCCGATCCCGAAATCAGACAGGGAATTAAAGAGTTTTCAAACTGGCCCACAATCCCTCAACTCTACGTAGGCGGAAAATTCGTAGGAGGGTGCGATATCTGTGTTGAAATGGATCAGAGCGGCGAGCTTGAGCCGATAATAAAAGACGTCTCCTGA
- a CDS encoding sigma-70 family RNA polymerase sigma factor has protein sequence MNNVTSSRDRAVGVLNSKISRAFDDQDFDPAELRDEELVRLYVSKQNEGAFNELVNRYWDKVYRLSYRITGNADDAEEVLQEVFIILMEKLGTFREEARFSTWLYRVASNASFMYLRNGRKINDKELSLDDYKPYNDYGALEGVAEKDWSDSPDSALLNREGTEIIEKAISELPEDYRIVFHLKDVEGLTSKEISKILGLTLPAVKSRVLRARLFLRDKLSDYYFDRAEG, from the coding sequence ATGAATAACGTAACTTCAAGCAGGGATAGGGCAGTAGGCGTGCTGAACAGCAAGATTAGCAGGGCTTTTGACGATCAGGACTTCGATCCTGCCGAGCTCCGGGATGAGGAGCTTGTAAGGCTTTACGTGAGCAAGCAGAACGAGGGCGCGTTTAACGAATTAGTAAACAGGTACTGGGACAAGGTGTACAGACTGTCTTATAGAATAACGGGCAATGCGGATGACGCTGAGGAAGTGCTCCAGGAGGTCTTTATAATCCTGATGGAAAAACTCGGGACCTTCCGAGAAGAAGCCAGATTTTCAACATGGCTTTACAGGGTGGCATCGAACGCGAGCTTCATGTATCTGAGGAACGGCAGAAAGATAAACGACAAAGAGCTGAGCCTTGATGACTACAAACCCTATAACGATTACGGTGCGCTTGAGGGAGTGGCGGAGAAGGATTGGAGCGACAGCCCCGATTCGGCCCTCCTTAACAGGGAAGGGACTGAAATAATTGAAAAGGCTATCTCGGAGCTGCCCGAGGATTACAGAATAGTCTTCCACTTAAAGGACGTAGAGGGGCTTACAAGCAAGGAGATCTCGAAGATACTCGGACTTACGCTCCCTGCGGTAAAATCCAGGGTATTGAGGGCAAGGCTGTTCTTGAGGGACAAGCTGTCGGATTACTATTTTGACAGGGCTGAGGGTTGA
- a CDS encoding TetR/AcrR family transcriptional regulator, whose product MGRTSDAKENLIQSAIELIGMRSYNAVGVQELCEHSGVKKGSFYHFFPSKRDLTLEALDVMWKRFREEMLDPVLDSEASTIEKFNAILRSSYEYQVSAKDCFGCVTGCSIGNLALELSTQDEAIRQKIEEIFGEWAKYFEDIIREAVSLGDLPAETDPLATSQAILAYIEGVSLMSKTFNDPGMINRLGEGIFNLCIKKKENDAG is encoded by the coding sequence ATGGGACGCACTAGCGACGCAAAAGAAAATCTTATTCAGAGCGCAATAGAGCTTATCGGCATGCGAAGCTACAACGCAGTCGGGGTTCAGGAGCTTTGTGAGCATTCCGGGGTTAAAAAGGGAAGCTTCTATCATTTCTTCCCGTCGAAAAGGGATCTTACTCTCGAAGCACTCGACGTTATGTGGAAGAGATTCAGGGAGGAAATGCTCGATCCGGTTTTAGATTCCGAAGCGTCGACAATTGAAAAATTCAACGCAATACTCAGAAGCTCATACGAATATCAGGTGTCGGCCAAGGATTGTTTCGGCTGTGTGACCGGATGCAGCATAGGCAATCTTGCGCTTGAATTGAGTACGCAGGATGAAGCGATCAGGCAGAAAATAGAGGAGATTTTCGGAGAGTGGGCAAAGTATTTCGAGGATATAATCAGAGAAGCCGTAAGTCTCGGAGATCTGCCTGCAGAAACCGATCCGCTGGCTACTTCACAGGCAATCCTCGCCTATATAGAAGGGGTATCGTTAATGAGTAAAACTTTTAACGACCCAGGAATGATTAACCGGTTGGGAGAAGGGATTTTCAATTTATGTATAAAAAAGAAAGAAAATGACGCCGGTTAG
- a CDS encoding RNA polymerase sigma factor RpoD/SigA, translating to MLKSASYETVPDGYDTDSSNSYEEGVHENKLLQYGGDFDQEFEPPDFEPAGNPDKSGRDVNPELRLVNDYFKEVGTESLMTPREEIQVAAKMRECEARAGRLREEIGRILGEELDGDADSLIETLGELSGDRYFHPGMNKGADKRLRKLAPLLKAYLGTAAKLKNRFVKANLRLVASMAKKYTGRGIPFLDLIQEGNLGLIKAVDRFDHKRGYRFSTYACWWINQSMIRGIFNQTRTVKIPAYVLEKAGKVWAERARFIEENGREPFSTEIAGSVGMSAKNVKQILDSRKGINMVRLDSPVWNGDDMTFMDCIADSDTAPVDSLIAEVSIPKSVERALSQLDTRDREIIKMRFGIGYGSSFTLDQIGKKFDLTRERIRQIEKKALSKIRDSNFAPALKSLIEQN from the coding sequence ATGCTGAAATCCGCTTCCTACGAGACGGTGCCGGACGGATATGACACCGATTCCTCTAATTCATATGAAGAGGGCGTTCATGAAAACAAGCTTCTTCAATACGGCGGCGACTTCGACCAGGAATTTGAGCCGCCTGATTTCGAGCCCGCAGGAAATCCCGATAAATCCGGGCGGGATGTAAATCCGGAGTTAAGGCTGGTCAACGATTATTTTAAGGAGGTGGGAACGGAGTCCCTGATGACGCCGAGGGAGGAGATTCAGGTCGCGGCGAAGATGAGGGAATGTGAAGCCCGCGCAGGGCGGCTGAGGGAAGAGATCGGGCGAATTCTGGGGGAAGAGCTTGACGGGGATGCGGACAGCCTGATCGAAACACTCGGAGAGTTATCAGGGGATCGCTATTTTCACCCCGGAATGAATAAAGGGGCTGATAAGCGTTTGAGAAAGCTGGCGCCTCTCCTCAAAGCCTATCTCGGAACGGCTGCCAAGCTGAAAAACCGTTTTGTGAAAGCCAATTTGAGACTTGTCGCAAGTATGGCGAAGAAATACACCGGCAGGGGTATACCGTTTCTCGATCTTATACAGGAAGGGAACCTCGGCTTGATTAAAGCCGTTGACAGGTTCGATCACAAAAGGGGTTACAGATTCTCCACCTATGCCTGCTGGTGGATAAATCAATCCATGATAAGAGGGATATTCAATCAGACGAGGACTGTCAAGATACCGGCCTATGTACTTGAAAAGGCAGGGAAGGTATGGGCCGAGCGCGCCAGGTTTATCGAGGAGAACGGCAGGGAGCCGTTTTCGACTGAGATCGCGGGCAGCGTCGGCATGAGCGCCAAAAACGTGAAACAGATTCTCGATTCGCGTAAGGGAATCAATATGGTAAGGCTAGACTCGCCGGTTTGGAACGGGGACGATATGACGTTTATGGACTGCATCGCCGATTCGGATACTGCCCCTGTGGACTCTCTAATAGCGGAGGTGTCGATACCGAAGAGTGTTGAGCGCGCCCTCAGTCAGCTGGATACGAGGGACAGGGAAATCATTAAAATGAGGTTCGGCATAGGGTACGGCAGTAGCTTCACGCTCGATCAGATAGGAAAGAAGTTCGATTTGACGAGGGAGCGGATCAGGCAGATAGAAAAGAAGGCCCTTTCTAAAATAAGGGATTCAAATTTCGCTCCCGCTCTAAAGAGCCTGATCGAGCAGAACTGA
- a CDS encoding nucleoside transporter C-terminal domain-containing protein produces the protein MSVYNLVSFFGIFIFLGFAWLISTNRRNVNYRVIIWAILLQLVFGAFVFLLPAGAKVFLFLNDVVVKVLNSASAGAEFLFGRLALPPGAQNEYGESSLGFFLAFQGLPTIIFFSALMSILYFYNIMPRVIKGFSYAFTRLMRISGAESLSAASNIFVGIESALTIKPYLDEMTRSELCTVLTAGMATVSSNILALYIFSLQNEFPTIAAHLISASILSAPAALAMSKLVMPEDSAPKTLGVNADPYYERESSLFEAIINGAENGVKLIIGVVALLIAVLGLVALLDLFSVGAGSYVNDLIGINIDWSLKGLLGYLFYPFTLIIGIPLSDAYTISKIIGERTVVTEVVSYQDLALALKEGLIQNPRSPVVTAYALCGFAHLASMAIFVGGFAALAPGRKKDIASVGFRALIAATLACLMTACIAGVFFTGKSVLLGADVVSY, from the coding sequence ATGAGCGTCTATAATCTAGTCAGCTTCTTCGGAATATTCATATTTCTCGGATTCGCGTGGCTTATATCTACAAACAGAAGGAATGTGAACTACAGAGTTATAATCTGGGCTATTTTGCTTCAGCTCGTCTTCGGCGCGTTCGTTTTTCTGCTGCCTGCCGGAGCCAAGGTGTTTTTGTTTCTCAATGATGTGGTGGTGAAGGTGCTTAACTCCGCTTCGGCGGGGGCCGAGTTTCTCTTCGGCAGGCTCGCGCTCCCGCCCGGAGCACAGAACGAGTACGGAGAGAGCTCGCTCGGGTTTTTTCTGGCCTTCCAGGGACTACCGACGATTATCTTCTTCTCCGCATTGATGTCCATACTCTACTTCTACAACATCATGCCGAGGGTAATAAAGGGATTCTCTTATGCGTTTACGAGACTGATGAGGATTTCCGGAGCGGAGTCACTAAGCGCGGCGAGCAATATTTTCGTCGGCATCGAGTCCGCGTTGACCATAAAACCTTATCTTGATGAAATGACGCGCTCCGAGCTCTGCACTGTTCTCACTGCCGGAATGGCGACCGTATCCTCCAATATACTGGCCCTTTATATTTTTAGTCTTCAGAATGAATTCCCGACAATCGCGGCTCATCTCATATCGGCCTCGATTCTCTCAGCGCCGGCCGCGCTTGCGATGTCCAAGCTCGTGATGCCCGAAGACTCGGCTCCGAAGACGCTGGGTGTAAATGCCGATCCGTATTATGAAAGAGAGAGCAGCTTGTTCGAGGCGATAATTAACGGCGCGGAGAACGGCGTGAAGCTTATAATCGGCGTCGTCGCGCTCCTGATAGCTGTGCTGGGACTGGTCGCGCTCCTCGATCTTTTCTCGGTTGGCGCGGGGAGCTATGTCAACGACCTGATCGGTATAAATATAGACTGGTCTTTAAAGGGGCTCCTGGGGTATTTGTTCTATCCGTTTACTCTCATAATCGGCATTCCCTTGTCCGATGCCTACACGATTTCCAAGATTATCGGCGAGCGCACTGTTGTAACGGAAGTTGTGTCGTACCAGGACCTTGCGCTTGCCCTGAAAGAAGGGCTCATTCAAAATCCCCGCTCCCCTGTGGTTACCGCCTATGCTCTCTGCGGCTTTGCTCATCTGGCCTCCATGGCAATATTTGTCGGGGGATTCGCGGCGCTCGCTCCCGGGAGGAAAAAGGATATAGCATCCGTTGGTTTCAGGGCGCTTATTGCGGCCACACTCGCATGTCTTATGACCGCTTGTATTGCCGGGGTTTTCTTCACAGGTAAATCCGTTCTGCTCGGTGCTGACGTAGTTTCTTATTAG